A genomic stretch from Helianthus annuus cultivar XRQ/B chromosome 1, HanXRQr2.0-SUNRISE, whole genome shotgun sequence includes:
- the LOC110876097 gene encoding uncharacterized protein At2g34460, chloroplastic: MWLTAMAASSPLRSLTPSKPLSNIILSLGKFHTKSTRMEISEIEAEKKKIFVSGATGKTGKRIVEQLLAKGFAVKAGVRDADKAKSMFPNPIEDLQFVKSDVTEGSEKLADAIGDDSDAVICATGFQYSWDLLAPWKVDYYGTVNLVDACRKVGVKRFILVSSILVNGAAMGQLLNPAYVFLNAFGLVLVAKLQAEQYIRKSGINYTIIRPGGLKNDPPNGNIVMEPEDTLSDGSISRDQVAEVAVESLLHPQASYKVVEIVARTDAPKKSFIELFGSIKER; encoded by the exons ATGTGGCTTACAGCAATGGCAGCTTCATCCCCTCTGAGATCCTTGACGCCTtcaaaacccttgtctaacatcATTCTTTCCCTTGGCAAATTTCACACCAAATCAACGCGG ATGGAAATAAGTGAAATTGAAGCGGAGAAGAAGAAGATATTTGTATCTGGAGCTACTGGTAAAACCGGGAAGAGAATCGTTGAGCAGCTACTGGCCAAGGGTTTTGCAGTTAAAGCGGGTGTTCGTGATGCCGACAAGGCCAAATCGATGTTCCCGAATCCGATTGAAGACCTTCAATTT GTGAAATCAGATGTAACAGAAGGTTCGGAAAAGTTAGCCGACGCCATTGGTGATGATTCGGATGCTGTCATATGTGCTACTGGTTTTCAGTATTCATGGGACTTGTTGGCTCCATGGAAG GTCGACTATTATGGTACGGTTAATCTAGTTGATGCATGTCGAAAGGTTGGTGTGAAACGGTTTATCCTCGTGAGTTCTATTTTGGTCAACGGTGCTGCAATGGGCCAGTTGCTTAACCCGGCTTATGTCTTTCTCAATGCGTTTGGACTTGTATTAGTGGCAAAGCTTCAAGCTGAACAGTACATACGGAAATCGGGTATTAACTACACTATCATAAGGCCCGGAGGGTTAAAAAACGACCCACCAAATGGGAACATTGTCATGGAACCAGAG GATACGCTGTCTGATGGATCAATTTCGAGAGACCAGGTAGCGGAGGTGGCTGTTGAGTCGCTGCTTCATCCGCAGGCTTCTTATAAAGTTGTGGAGATAGTTGCACGGACCGATGCTCCTAAAAAGTCGTTCATTGAGCTCTTTGGTTCCATTAAAGAACGGTAA
- the LOC110876091 gene encoding uncharacterized protein At4g18257: protein MAEEDTGKKKRVVVESLGWLTESSIMPKKHRAIAGVGPSSILELKAQLYKSQEEAKTTNSNKNPDQLEVHRAKKKIVPNDVFAGKNSGVDARSHKDKLEMKAVKDGSASYAALEKKAELYEKLARGEVSDEEDKEKYCVDFFSKTYVNDEPQRHSPFSIETSKHEPDTYDEPVLPDTRATGLGRAAGTLDNDEHKRFVREVHEEVNEAREKVSELKVRRQEQVAARREKLKQAYLRKQLEKLKAQSKQGNDT, encoded by the exons ATGGCGGAAGAAGATACCGGGAAGAAGAAGAGAGTGGTGGTGGAATCACTAGGATGGTTAACGGAATCCTCAATCATGCCCAAAAAACACCGTGCAATCGCCGGTGTTGGCCCCTCATCAATTCTCGAGCTCAAGGCACAATTATACAAGTCTCAAGAAGAAGCCAAAACTACCAATTCGAATAAGAATCCAGATCAGCTCGAGGTTCACCGTGCGAAGAAGAAAATTGTTCCGAATGATGTCTTTGCCGGCAAGAACTCCGGTGTGGATGCTCGTTCTCACAA GGATAAGTTGGAGATGAAAGCAGTGAAAGATGGGTCAGCCAGCTATGCAGCTCTAGAGAAGAAAGCCGAGTTGTATGAAAAGCTGGCAAGGGGAGAAGTATCTGATGAGGAAGATAAGGAGAAATATTGTGTTGATTTTTTCAGTAAGACCTATGTAAATGACGAACCACAAAGACATAGCCCGTTTTCTATAGAAACAAGCAAACACGAGCCTGATACATATGATGAACCTGTGTTGCCTGATACACGGGCTACGGGCCTCGGTAGGGCAGCTGGTACATTAGACAATGATGAACATAAGCGTTTTGTGAG GGAAGTGCATGAAGAAGTTAATGAAGCTCGGGAAAAAGTGTCTGAACTAAAAGTCCGTAGGCAAGAGCAGGTGGCTGCTCGGCGAGAGAAGTTAAAACAGGCTTATTTGAGGAAACAATTGGAGAAATTGAAAGCTCAATCTAAACAAGGTAATGATACATGA